A window from Purpureocillium takamizusanense chromosome 3, complete sequence encodes these proteins:
- the DID4 gene encoding ESCRT-III subunit protein did4 (EggNog:ENOG503NVGY~COG:U~BUSCO:EOG09264T0J), which translates to MNILEWAFGKRMTPAERLRKNQRMLDKAIRELDQTRVKLEKQEKTLIQQIKTSAKNGQMGACKIQAKDLVRTRRYIEKFFAMRSQLQKISLRLQTYRTNEQMMQAMKGATMALGSMNKSMNLPQLQRIAMEFERENDIMEQRQEMMDDAVDDAMDVGVEEEGDEVVDQVLEEIGIDFNQALGETPTALGNSAVTEGKVAQAVGAGGGGGGGDPVDDDLQARFDSLKK; encoded by the exons ATGAAT ATCCTAGAATGGGCCTTTGGCAAGCGCATGACGCCCGCGGAGCGTCTGCGCAAGAACCAGCGCATGCTCGACAAGGCGATCCGGGAACTCGACCAAACGCGTGTCAAGCTCGAGAAGCAAGAGAAGACCCTTATCCAACAGATCAAGACGAGCGCCAAGAATGGTCAGATGGGCGCGTGCAAGATCCAAGCAAAGGATCTTGTACGTACGCGGCGGTACATTGAGAAGTTCTTTGCCATGCGAAGCCAACTTCAGAAGATTTCGCTGCGGCTGCAG ACATATCGGACGAACGAGCAAATGATGCAGGCCATGAAGGGCGCGACCATGGCACTTGGCAGCATGAACAAGTCGATGAACCTACCTCAGTTGCAACGGATTGCTATGGAATTCGAGCGGGAGAACGACATCATGGAACAAAGACAGGAGATGAtggacgatgccgttgacgacgccatggatgttggcgtggaggaggaaggggatgAGGTCGTCGATCAGGTCTTGGAAGAGATTGGCATCGACTTCAATCAAGCC CTGGGCGAGACGCCTACGGCACTGGGCAACTCAGCTGTCACCGAGGGCAAGGTTGCGCAAGCGGTcggggcgggtggtggtggcggcggcggcgatccggtcgacgacgaccttcAGGCTCGGTTCGACAGCCTGAAGAAATGA